DNA from Paraburkholderia sp. PGU19:
GCGTATGACAGCGCCAAGCGGTTTCGGACAGTCAGTTGTGCTCCCCATGCTTCCCGCTCTGCTGGAAGCGAATCCAGATCTTCGCATCGATCTCGATCTTTCCGATCGTCAGGTCGATATCGTGGGGCAGGGGCTCGATGTGGCGTTGCGCATTGCGCCGTTGGAAGACTCCGAACTGGTGGCGAAGAAGATCGCGCCAAACCCTCGCCTTATCTGCGCTGCACCCGCCTATCTGAAGAAGCATGGACGCCCCACGATGGTTTCCCAACTGGACAATCACGCCTGCATCAGATTGTGCGCGGTGAGGCGGTGGCCGCTCATTGTCGATGGCGCTTTAATACGCAAGCGCGTGGATGCCTATGTCACCACCACCAGTGTCGAAGCCGCACGTACAGCCGCCGTGCAAGGCCTGGGGCTTGCGCAGTTGACCTACTGGGACGTATTCAGGCAGTTAGCCGACAACTCGCTGGTGCAGATTCATCTGGAGGACGCATCGATGGAGGACCTGTCGGTCTGGGCCGTCATGCCGAGCAGGCGCTATGTGCCGAACCGGGTGAATGTTTTTCTGGGTGCACTGCAAGGTCAGATTGCCGAGCTTAGCCAATGCTACAGCCGGTCATCTTGACGAACTTCAGGTTCGGCCATGAAGCGCTGTTCATCCAGACTGCCACATACACCTTTGTGCGACTGCTCCGCTTTCTGAGTGGTCGTTTCGATTACAGCGACAAGTGTCGCACCGCAACGCGTGGTTCATAGATTCTTGACCACACCGCTAGCCAGCTTGCGCAATTCGTCGAACTGCGTAACGAGTTCGATGCATAGAATAAAGGCCAGCATGGCTGAAGGCCCAGGGCGGAGTTCGATCCATCGCAGCGCCAGCGTTGCGTAGCGCACGCGGATCGCGTCTCGCGTCATGACATAGGTAATTCCGATTCCCACAGCGGCGCCCACCAGCAGATCGGTTGGGTAGTGAAAGCCGAGATAGGCGCGCGGGACGCAAATGAACAGCATGGTATAGAGGATCGCCAGCACACCGACGCTACGCGACACGAGGAAGATGCCGGTGGCGATCGCCATCCATAGCATCGCGTGATCGCTTGGGAAGGAACTCCAACTCGACAACAGTGCGTCCTTGATATTGCTATCTGCAAAGTGAAGATGCAGATCGGCGTTATAGACGGGACGGACCCTGAACGGCAACCAATGGGTCAGCAGTCTTCCGAGGAAGAGCGCCACGATGCCACTGAGAAGCGTCGCGAGAACCATTTCTCGCCGCCATTCGCGGCGCTCGTCCTGCTGAAACCACATCCACCACAGCACGGGAACGAGTACAAGGCCTTTGAACGTATAAAGGTCGGCGATGGCTTCTATGGTTCGGGTCGCGAATTGAGCAAAGTGTATGTTGGACAGGTATGTTTCGATAGACGAATCGAAGCTATTCATTATGTAGTACGAGAAACTCGAGCTGATGACATCGGGGTTAGCATAGCCCACCGAGTGCGCAGCCTTTTTGGTGCTTACTTTTTATGACAACTTTTACTGCGCAATTTCATCATCAACTGTTCGTTGCACTTCGAGACGCGTCGCACAGTTTGCAGGGGTAGGCGGCCCAATAACCGCCGTGCGAATCGTTGTCTCCGACGTCCGTTTTCGGTTGCGCTACAGACGTCGGAGAACCTCTGAACCATCAAGCCTCATTCGAAATCACCGGATGCATGTCGACCGAAGTGCTGGCACTCCTTTGCCAACGCACTGTCGCAAGCACGGACGCAAATACCATCAAGCCGCCCCCGATCCAGCCCCAGGCAGACAGGTGCTCGCCAAGCCACGCATACGCGAACAGCGCGCCAAACGCCGGTTCGCTGCCCATCAGCAACGCCACGCGCGTTGGGCTACTGCGTTTGACGGCAAAGTTCTGCGCGAAGAATGCGAACAACGTGCACGCAGCCACCAGATAGCCGATGCTCATCCAGAAGCTGCCATGCCCAGCTAACGTCGGCAGCGCAGGCCACGGCCGCGATGGACACACCAGCGCGGCGACGACACTGCCGAACGCGACGGTGCCTGCCTGAACCGCCGTTACCGACAACGGAGCGAGCGTCGAGTCGCGCATCACACGCCTCGTCACGCACATCATCAGTGCGCGGAGCAGCGCAGCCAGAAGAATCAGCGCGTCGCCTGCAGTCGGTATGAACGCGCCGCCACTCACCAACATGGCGCCAGCCAACGACAATACGACGGCAACACGCTCAACCCGCGACGGCTTTCTACGCAGCAGCGCCCATTCGACGAGCGGCGTGAGCACGACACACAAACTGATGAGAAACGCTGCGTTTGAAGCACGGGTCAGCGAGATTCCAAATGTCTCGGCTAACAGGATGCTGAGCAGTAGCGCACCCGTGCCGAGGACGCCGATCAACTCGGACGCCTTCGCCCGCCGGAGCGAACGCAACGCGGGCGACAGCACGACAAACGTCAGACCAAAGCGCAGCGCCAGCAGCCCGAGCACGGGATAGAGCGCGAGCGCGCTTTTCGCGACCCCATAGCTTGTGCCCCACACCATCGCGACCGCGAGCAGCATCAGGTCGGAGATCCAGAGCAAGCGCTTTTGTTTCGACATGGCGGACCTTCAATCTCTATTCGAACAGTCCAGATTGTCGAGTATTGCGTGCAAAACTATAATTGGGTAAAGCGGAACATCTTTTATGTCACAGATGCACAGATGCGACAGCCGATTTGAGCGCGACAAATGAATCCCAATGAGCTTTTTGCTTTGTTACCGGACATGGCGACTTTTGCCCGCGTCGTCGACGCTGGCAACTTTTCGGAGGCCGCGCGCCAGCTGGGCAGCACGCCGTCGACGGTAAGCCGGCAGATCAAGCGCCTTGAAGAAGCGCTGGGCACGCGCCTGCTGGAGCGGTCGACGCGCAGCGTCCGGGTCACGGATTCGGGCGCGCAGGTCTACCAGTATTGCCGCGACATGGTGGGTGCGGCGTCCGGTGCAGTCGATGTCGCCGGGCAAGTGGTCGGCGAGCCGCGTGGCAAGGTCAGCATCAGCGCACCGGTTGCATTCGCCAAGTCCGTCATCCATCCGCTGATCCCCGGGTTCCTGCGTAGCTTGCCGGACGTGGACGTCCAGTTGATCTTCTCCGACCGCGAAGTCGATCCGCTGCGTGATGATGTCGATATGGTGATCCGCCTGACCCGTTCGCCTCCATTGGGCCTGGCCGCCCGGCGTCTCGGAACCGTGAAATGGCGGCTATGCGCGTCGCCCGCTTATCTCGAGATGCACGGGACGCCCGTCGTGCCACGCGATCTCAGCCGGCACGAATGCCTGTATCTCGGAGAAACGGTTGACGACAATCGATGGCATTTCCGGCGCGGCGCGGAGACGCAGTCGCTGGAAGTAAGAGGGCGCTATATCGCCAACCATGCGGGTGCCCGTCTTGAGGCTGCGTTGCAGGATCTGGGCATTGCGGGCTTGCCCGACTTCGCTGCTGCAGAGGTGCTACAGCAAGGCGGCCTCGTTCAGGTGCTCGCCGACTGGGAATTCGAGGCGCGCTCTTACATGGGGCCCGTCTGGCTGCTGTATCCGCCTAACCGCTTCCTTCCGTCGAAGGTGCGAGCGCTGATCGACTACCTTGCAAGCCACCTGCATGACGCCGTGGATGAGTGATCGATCTCGCGCTATGTCACGTTTAACCGCGACGCAGTGCGGGAAACTCGAACGGGATGGGTTGGTCAGCCACGAATGGTGAATTGACAGGCATTGCAGCAGCGTCGATGGCAACAGATGAATGGCCGCTCAGGTTCGCGCGCATCCGTCGAATAGCACGCGTTAGATGGCTCAGTTCCCGCCATAACATCGACGCAAACTGTCGTAACCTCCGTGAGGGACGTTGTTCCAGATCCGGTAACGGGGTTCCCGATACCCGCCGGTCGAATCACGCAAGGACTTCTGTTGGACGATATCAATTTCCAGTGTGTCATGTGCGGCAAGTGCTGCCATGATCTCCGCGTACCCGTCACGCTTGCCGAGGCCAGGCAGTGGCTGGAGCGTGGCGGCCATGTGGACGTTTTGTGCGAAGCGATTCCGTGGCCGGTAGAGCCCGATGTGACAAATGCATTTGCCGCATACAGGCGGAAACGGACGTTCGCTGCTAGCAGCGGCACCTTGCCGATCAGAATGTCCGTCACGCTCGCGGCGTCGTTCGCCGGCGCGTGCCCCAATCTGGGTGATGACATGCGCTGCGGCATCTATGAAGACCGACCACTCGTATGCCGCATTTACCCGGCAGAGATCAATCCGTTTGTTCACTTCACGCAGGGATACAAACTCTGTCCATCCGACGCATGGCAGGTATCGACGCCATTCATGATCTCCGGCATCCCCCTCGATTCCGCGACGCGCGAATCGATTGAACAGATCCGGCGCGCCGACGAGGATGAGGTAGACGCCAAGCGCGCAATTTGCGAACGGTTGCGCATCGACAGGGCCTCGGTTTCCAACGAAGGCTTCCTGATCGTCTCACCACCTCGGGAGCAGTTGCTTGCAGCGTTGCTCGAGACGCAATCTGCGGACGACATGGACACACATCGATGGACGTGGACGCTCGTCTCCAATCGTCGTGCGACGGTGGAAACACTGACAGAGGTCGGTGCCGTCAGCGAACAGGATAATGGGCAGGCACGCGATGGTTACCACTATGTCGCTTCGCAGAGCATTGCGACAGAAGGTTGAATCGGGAGCACGACATGGTCGGTCGCTGAAAGCCGACATATCAGGTTCTTTCCAACATACGTAGCGCGCCAGCGATTCCAAACAGCTCGCGCTGTCCTCCTGTATCGGTTTCGCAGGATCACGATCGACATCGCCGATCGTCGCGTGAAGTGCGCGCGATGCACTTTGCAGCGCGAGGCGGCCGGCGGCCGGGCGCCATAGTCTGCGTTACCGGCATTTTGCGCGCACCTTTATTTGCCTGATGCGTTACGCGCAAGCCAATTCCCAACGCTAGTGCGTCCGGAAAGCGTGCACCACAAAAACTCCAGAATAGCACCGAATATTTCCGGTCCATGGCGGTTGAGCCATATCCGACGCGTCCTATCCGGTGACCGGACCTCCCGGCTATTGGACCAAAGGCCAATACCTAAACTGGCACGCGATTATTAAGCTAATACAGCAGAAAATCATCGTCGGCAACGTGTATGGACGGTCCATCCAGCGACTCAATCTTGGGCATGGAGGGAGCCGCCGGTTTGTTGGAACTCGTCTGCCGGACTAATTGCCACTGCAACAGCCTTTCCTGTTGCCATGTGGACTCCAGTGGTTGTGCACAGCACCATACGAGGAACGGAGGTCGGCATGTCTGATCCGAAAGAACCTGCAGAACCCGGCGCGCGGAGAGCGTTTCTGAAAAACGTGGCAGTTGCGGGAGCCGCAACCGGATTGTCAGGCGTCGTTGGAGAAACGTTAGCGCAAACCGCCGCTGTCCGTACGACCAGCGCGGCCAGCAAACCCGCGACACGCGCAACGCTTGATATAAACCGGCAATATGCGGAGTTTCTTTCCTTCGCTGACGCGCAGGATTTCGAGGATGCCAGCCGTGGGCTGATCGCGACGCTACCTGAGCCCGTCATCATCAAGGGGACAGGTGACTATCCCGCCTGGAACCTGCAGCAGTTTGCGTTCATCACCGGAGGCCCGGAAAACAACTCCCCGCCCACGGTCAATCCGAGTCTCTGGCGTAATGCCAAGCTCAACATGCACCACGGACTCTTTCAGGTGGTGGATGGCATCTGGCAGGTGCGCGGTTACGACCTGTCCGTGATGAGCATTATTCGCGGCAACCAGGGCTACATCGTCGTTGACCCGTTTGTCACCGCAGAGGTCGCATCGACTGTCTGGAAGGAACTGGTCATTCCTCATCTGGGCGACAAGCCCATCACGCACGTCATCTATACGCATAGCCACGTGGACCATTACGGTGGCGTGCGCGGCATTGTCAGCGAAGACGATGTGAAGGCCGGCAAGGTAAAAATCGTGGCGCCCGTCGGCTTTACTGAGGCGGCGGTGGGCGAAAACATCATTGCCGGCAATGCGATGGGACGGCGGGCGAGCTATATGTACGGGTCGCTCCTGCCGCGTAGCCCCACAGGCGGCATCGATGGCGGACTGGGCAAGACTACGTCGGTCGGCACCATCTCCATGATCACGCCGACGACGTTCGCGGAAAAGACCGGACAGACCATGACGCTCGACGGTGTCGACATCACCGTGCTGATGGCGCCAGAGTCGGAGGCACCGTCCGAATTCATGTTTTATCTGCCGAAGTTCAAGGCTTTCTGCGCGGCGGAAGACGCTACGCACACGTTGCACAATTTATATACGCTGCGCGGTGCCAAGGTACGGGATGCGCTGCTCTGGTCCAAATACCTGCAAGCATCGATCGACATGTTCGGCGGCGATGCGCAGGTATTGTTTGCGTCGCATTACTGGCCGACCTGGGGCAACGAGCGCATCGTTGCATTCCTCAGTGCGCAGCGCGACATGTACCGATATCTGCACGACCAGACCATGCGTCTCGCGAACACCGGATACACACCCCGAGAAATCGGCGAGACTATCCGGCTACCGGACAGTCTCGCGAAACACTGGTATTGCAGAAGCTACTATGGCACGGTCTATCACGATGTCGTGGCGCAGTACAACCTGCGTCTGGGATTTTTCGATGGCGTGCCCGCAAATCTGCACCAGTTGCCTCCTGTTGAGAATGGCAAGCGCTACGTGGAATTCATGGGCGGCCCCGCAGCAGTTTTAAGCAAGGCGCAGGCATATTACGACAAGGGTGAGTACCGTTGGGTCGCCGAGGTCGTCAATCATGTCGTATTCAGCAACCCGCAGAATACTGCAGCGAAACAGCTGCTGGCTGATGCCTACGAGCAACTCGGCTATCAGTCGGAGTCGGCACCGTGGCGCAATTTCTATCTGACGGGTGCGATGGAACTACGCGACGGCATCAAGAAGGTGCCTGCTCCAGCGCCTGCAAGTCCCGATACGATTCGCGCCATGCCGCTCGAGATGTTTCTCGACTATCAGGGCATTCGTTTGAACGGGGACCGCGCAGCAGGCAAGACCGTGCTTCTCAATCTCACACTGACTGACACCAAGGAAAATTATGTCGTCGGCGTAGAGAACAGCGCGATTCACTATTCGAAAGGCAAGACAGCCAACAATGCTGACGCGTCAATAACGATGACCCGCGCGGATCTGAACAACGTGATGCTCGGCTCGACTTCAATGCAAAAGCTTGTGATGTCGGGTGGCGCGAAGGTCGACGGCAATAGCCAGAAGCTTGGCGAATTCATCTCGTGGCTGGACAACTTCGATTTCTACTTCAACATTGTCACGCCTTGAGGTGTGGAAATGTGCGCAATCTGCAATTTCAAGATCGAGTTCAGCGTCGGTCATCCCCTGGCACTCAGCGTTGCCGTTGCGACCCGAAAAGCGATTGAAGCCGGACTGATTGGCGAACTGGACCTCGACGATGGCCCGCTTTCGGCCGCACGAAAACGCCTCTCTGCGGTTGACGCCCTGAATCTGCTACAGGCGCGAATCGAAGGCTCGCTGACTACAGCAGAACTGATGGCACTGCCGGAGTTCTATGTGCTGTTGATCGAAGACGATACGTGGGGTTTTTTCCACCCTACGATGGACGGTTTCGATCCGAACATCGTACCCGAGATGCCCGACGTAACGACGACTGATGAACTGAAGCGCAGCAACGTCGTCGTCACGTCGGAGGCTGCCTTGCGTGCCTGGTTACATGGCGCCTTCGATATCGAGAATGCGCTTCACGACTCGGTCTTTGTGATCGATGCGTCATCCGGCCACCACATGTCCCTGGTTCAGATGTTCGTGGTGGCGGGGTCAGTTGCCGTTGGCGGTGACTGATGGGCGATTCATGGACAAAGCACTGGCTGGATGCGGCGTTTGACGGTATTCGACAGCCGGGAGGTCGTCGCCTTGGTCTACACACAACGCCGGCACCATTCGTTGGAGAACTGCTATGGCAGCGTTCGTCGATCACCCGTCGGTTCTGTTCCTTGTCCTTGTCGTGCTCTTTATTGCGGCCGCTGCGATTGGGGCACTTATTCAACGTCGCCTGTTGATACTACGGGACGAAGACCGGGACGACTTTAACGTGGTGCAGGGTGCGACTCTGACTTTACTTGCGTTGCTCATTGGTTTTAGCCTTTCGATGGCGGTCAACCGTTACGATCAGCGCAAGAATCTCGAAGAAAATGAAGCCAATGCGATTGGCACCGAATACGCAAGGGCGGATCTGGCTGACCCACCCGTCAGTACCCAGATAAAGAATGCATTGGTTCATTTCACGCAATTGAGGCTCGCGCATTTTCGAACGCGGGACCCACAGGAAATTGCCCGCATCGAGCGAGACACGGCGGAGTCCGAATCTGAGCTATGGCGCCTGGCCACGCAGGTTGGCAAGGATAAGCCAAATCCCATTGGCGCGACGGTCGTCACAGGCATGAATGACGTGCTCAACGCTCAGGACTATTCCGAGGCCGCATTGATCAACCGGATTCCGATAGGAACCTGGGTCCTGATGATAGTGATTGGCCTGCTTGGTTGTGCAGTTCAGGGCTATGGTGCGAAAGGCAGTCTCAGCAGGAGCCTGCTCATCGCGATCCTCCCGGTGACGATTGCTCTATCGCTTGCCCTCATCGCGGACATCGACAGTCCGAGAGGTGGGATGATTCACGTTGAGCCGCAGAATCTCACGAGACTTCTCCAATCTTTGCAGAAGTAGCAAGTGAACACAGTTGGCGACGCGGCGGACCTGCGAATGGGACAGCGTCATGAGCACGCCGCTGGAGAAGTCGGCCCGCTCGACATCAATGTCGTAGTAACGCAGATCATTACCTGTTCGACATGAAGTCAATGTCCGTCTGCGGATTGGCCGGCCCGCGTCGCGCAGCTATCGTTGTCTCCACGCAGTTGTCGTTCACAAGACTGCGAAAGCTTCCGAG
Protein-coding regions in this window:
- a CDS encoding LysR family transcriptional regulator; the protein is MLLPDVRTFLAVASAGSLSAAARQLDVGPMQVSRRIAALEEDLGVRLFHRTTRSLTLTAEGEAFIPYATSMAEAEAGARAELSPLPGKASGVLRMTAPSGFGQSVVLPMLPALLEANPDLRIDLDLSDRQVDIVGQGLDVALRIAPLEDSELVAKKIAPNPRLICAAPAYLKKHGRPTMVSQLDNHACIRLCAVRRWPLIVDGALIRKRVDAYVTTTSVEAARTAAVQGLGLAQLTYWDVFRQLADNSLVQIHLEDASMEDLSVWAVMPSRRYVPNRVNVFLGALQGQIAELSQCYSRSS
- a CDS encoding phosphatase PAP2 family protein is translated as MNSFDSSIETYLSNIHFAQFATRTIEAIADLYTFKGLVLVPVLWWMWFQQDERREWRREMVLATLLSGIVALFLGRLLTHWLPFRVRPVYNADLHLHFADSNIKDALLSSWSSFPSDHAMLWMAIATGIFLVSRSVGVLAILYTMLFICVPRAYLGFHYPTDLLVGAAVGIGITYVMTRDAIRVRYATLALRWIELRPGPSAMLAFILCIELVTQFDELRKLASGVVKNL
- a CDS encoding DMT family transporter — protein: MSKQKRLLWISDLMLLAVAMVWGTSYGVAKSALALYPVLGLLALRFGLTFVVLSPALRSLRRAKASELIGVLGTGALLLSILLAETFGISLTRASNAAFLISLCVVLTPLVEWALLRRKPSRVERVAVVLSLAGAMLVSGGAFIPTAGDALILLAALLRALMMCVTRRVMRDSTLAPLSVTAVQAGTVAFGSVVAALVCPSRPWPALPTLAGHGSFWMSIGYLVAACTLFAFFAQNFAVKRSSPTRVALLMGSEPAFGALFAYAWLGEHLSAWGWIGGGLMVFASVLATVRWQRSASTSVDMHPVISNEA
- a CDS encoding LysR family transcriptional regulator: MNPNELFALLPDMATFARVVDAGNFSEAARQLGSTPSTVSRQIKRLEEALGTRLLERSTRSVRVTDSGAQVYQYCRDMVGAASGAVDVAGQVVGEPRGKVSISAPVAFAKSVIHPLIPGFLRSLPDVDVQLIFSDREVDPLRDDVDMVIRLTRSPPLGLAARRLGTVKWRLCASPAYLEMHGTPVVPRDLSRHECLYLGETVDDNRWHFRRGAETQSLEVRGRYIANHAGARLEAALQDLGIAGLPDFAAAEVLQQGGLVQVLADWEFEARSYMGPVWLLYPPNRFLPSKVRALIDYLASHLHDAVDE
- a CDS encoding YkgJ family cysteine cluster protein translates to MDDINFQCVMCGKCCHDLRVPVTLAEARQWLERGGHVDVLCEAIPWPVEPDVTNAFAAYRRKRTFAASSGTLPIRMSVTLAASFAGACPNLGDDMRCGIYEDRPLVCRIYPAEINPFVHFTQGYKLCPSDAWQVSTPFMISGIPLDSATRESIEQIRRADEDEVDAKRAICERLRIDRASVSNEGFLIVSPPREQLLAALLETQSADDMDTHRWTWTLVSNRRATVETLTEVGAVSEQDNGQARDGYHYVASQSIATEG
- a CDS encoding alkyl sulfatase dimerization domain-containing protein, giving the protein MSDPKEPAEPGARRAFLKNVAVAGAATGLSGVVGETLAQTAAVRTTSAASKPATRATLDINRQYAEFLSFADAQDFEDASRGLIATLPEPVIIKGTGDYPAWNLQQFAFITGGPENNSPPTVNPSLWRNAKLNMHHGLFQVVDGIWQVRGYDLSVMSIIRGNQGYIVVDPFVTAEVASTVWKELVIPHLGDKPITHVIYTHSHVDHYGGVRGIVSEDDVKAGKVKIVAPVGFTEAAVGENIIAGNAMGRRASYMYGSLLPRSPTGGIDGGLGKTTSVGTISMITPTTFAEKTGQTMTLDGVDITVLMAPESEAPSEFMFYLPKFKAFCAAEDATHTLHNLYTLRGAKVRDALLWSKYLQASIDMFGGDAQVLFASHYWPTWGNERIVAFLSAQRDMYRYLHDQTMRLANTGYTPREIGETIRLPDSLAKHWYCRSYYGTVYHDVVAQYNLRLGFFDGVPANLHQLPPVENGKRYVEFMGGPAAVLSKAQAYYDKGEYRWVAEVVNHVVFSNPQNTAAKQLLADAYEQLGYQSESAPWRNFYLTGAMELRDGIKKVPAPAPASPDTIRAMPLEMFLDYQGIRLNGDRAAGKTVLLNLTLTDTKENYVVGVENSAIHYSKGKTANNADASITMTRADLNNVMLGSTSMQKLVMSGGAKVDGNSQKLGEFISWLDNFDFYFNIVTP